One Streptosporangium sp. NBC_01495 DNA window includes the following coding sequences:
- a CDS encoding VIT1/CCC1 transporter family protein: protein MSSDTSRGRAEMHHRHRDVNGGWLRPSVFGAMDGLVSNFALIAGVAGGAASTRVILLAGIAGLAAGAFSMAGGEYVSVASQRELALAEIDVERRELERHPEAELEELAKLYEERGVDPAVAAEVARQISMDPDRALEVHTEAELGVTFRDLPSPRTAAISSFLSFGVGALLPLLPYLLGVTSLVASAVISCLALFGAGALVSRVTARSWWYSGLRQLVVGAVAAGLTFTLGTFLGGTGL, encoded by the coding sequence GTGAGCTCGGACACCTCCAGGGGACGTGCCGAGATGCACCACCGGCACCGCGACGTCAACGGCGGCTGGCTGCGGCCGTCGGTGTTCGGCGCGATGGACGGCCTCGTCTCCAACTTCGCCCTGATCGCCGGTGTCGCCGGCGGCGCCGCGAGCACCAGGGTCATCCTGCTGGCCGGCATCGCGGGACTGGCCGCGGGCGCGTTCTCCATGGCGGGCGGCGAGTACGTCTCGGTGGCCAGCCAGCGGGAGCTCGCCCTGGCCGAGATCGACGTCGAGCGGCGCGAGCTCGAACGCCACCCCGAGGCCGAGCTGGAGGAGCTCGCCAAGCTCTACGAGGAGCGGGGTGTCGATCCCGCCGTGGCGGCCGAGGTGGCCCGGCAGATCTCGATGGACCCCGACAGGGCCCTTGAGGTCCACACCGAGGCCGAGCTCGGCGTCACCTTCCGCGACCTGCCCTCGCCCAGGACCGCCGCGATCTCCTCGTTCCTGTCGTTCGGCGTGGGCGCCCTCCTGCCCCTCCTGCCGTACCTGCTCGGCGTCACCAGCCTGGTGGCCTCGGCGGTGATCTCCTGCCTGGCGCTGTTCGGCGCGGGCGCGCTGGTCTCCCGGGTCACCGCACGCAGCTGGTGGTACAGCGGGCTGCGCCAGCTCGTCGTCGGCGCGGTCGCCGCCGGCCTTACCTTCACCCTGGGCACCTTCCTGGGAGGAACCGGACTGTGA